The Corallococcus soli DNA window TCTCGGCAGCGGGCGTTTCGGTCGCTTCAGCCATGTTGGTTCTCACTGTCTGTCATGCACCCGGGCCCTCTGCCCGGATGGCCGCAGGCGCCCGGGTGAGCCCGGACGCCATCACGGATGCACTGCTACAACTACCCCGCCTTCGCGGCCCGGGCCTTCTCGCCCAGGACGGTGAGGATGCGGGCCAGATCGCGGCGATGCTGCACGCCCTCTGCAGGGCTGTCCAGCGAGCCGGTCCGGCGCTTCAGTCGATCCTGGACCAGCGTGTCGCGCAGTTCCTTCGCACGATTCTGCAGGTCATCCGTCGACAGGTCCTTCAGTTCCTTCGCAGTCGCCATCTTGTCTCCTCGGCGCGATGCGGACGCCCTCCCTGTTTCGAGGGGACGCCCACCGCGGTGCGTGACTACAGCGAGAGGTCCTTGCGCTGCACGATCTTGGTGAGCAGCGGCAGCTTCGCCTGCGCCAGCTTCAGCGCCCCTCTGGCGATCTCGTTCGTCATGCCCTCCATCTCATAGAGGACGCGACCCGGCTTGACCACCGCGACGTAGTACTCCACGCCACCCTTGCCGGTGCCCATTCGGGTCTCGGCGGGCTTCTTCGTGATGGGCTTGTCCGGGAAGATCCGGATCCAGATCTTGCCGCCGCGCTTCACGTGGCGGGTCATCGCGATACGGGCCGCCTCGATCTGTCGCGAGGTGATCCAGCCCGGCTGGAGGCTCACCAGGCCGAACTCACCATACGTGAGGTCGCTGCCCCGGTGGGCCGCGCCGCCCATGCGGCCCTTCTGCATCTTTCGGTATTTGGTTCGAGCAGGCTGAAGCATCGTCGCTGTCCTTCGTGCCTCACGGACAGGGCGGGTCTTTCAACCCGCCCTGCTGAGGGCGTCTTACCGGTTGGTGGGCATGGGGGCCTGGCCGCCCTTGCCCGGGAGGACCTCGCCCTTGCAGATCCAGACCTTGCAGCCAATCTTGCCGTAGGTCGTCTTGGCCTCGGCGAAGCCGAAGTCGATGTCGGCACGAAGGGTGTGCAGGGGCACGCGGCCCTCGCGGTACCACTCGTAGCGCGCCATCTCGGCGCCACCCAGGCGCCCCGAGCAGGCAATACGGATGCCCTTGGCCCCGAACTTCATCGCCGTCTGCAGCGCCTTCTTCATGGCGCGGCGGAACGCGATGCGGCGCTCGAGCTGCGTGGCGATGTTCTCCGCCACGAGCTGCGCGTCCGTCTCGGCCTTGCGGACCTCGACGATGTTCAGGAAGACCTCGTTCTTGGTGAACTGCTGCAGGTCCTTCTTGACGGTCTCGATGCCAGCGCCGCGCTTGCCGATGACGATACCCGGCCGAGCGGTGTGGACGTTGACCTTCACCTTGTTGGCGGCGCGCTCAATCTCCACCTTGGAGACGCCCGCATGATTCAGTGACTTCTTCACGAACTCGCGGATGCGAATGTCCTCGTGGAGCCACTGGGCGTAGTTCTTGTGCTCGAACCACTTGGAGTCCCAGGTCTTGATGACGCCGAGCCGGAACCCGATCGGATGTACTTTCTGTCCCAAACTGATTCTCCTTGGTGCGTCCGGGCAGGGCCCGACGGGTCCTACTTCTTGGCGTCTGCCAACACGACGTGGACGTGGGCGGACTTCTTCTGGATGGGCGTCGCGCGCCCCATGGCGCGCGGCATGAACCGGCGCTGGGTGGCGGCCTGATCCACGGAGATGGTCTTGACGTAGAGGGTATCCACGTCGACCTGCCCCTTGGACAGATCCGTCGCGTTGGCGACGGCGCTCTTGATGAGCTTCTCCACCGGCCGCGCAGCAGCGCGCGGGGTGAACTTCAGGATGTTCAGGGCGGCCTCAACAGGCTTGCCCCGGATGAGCGCCGCGACGAGGGACAGCTTTCGCGGGCTCATGCGCAGGTGACGCAGATGTGCAGTCGACTCCATGGTCATCTCCTCAGGCTCTCAGGCGAACGAACGGGCTACTTGCCCGGGGCCTTGGCGACCTTCTTCTCCGCCGAGTGGCCACCGAAGGTACGCGTCGGGGCGAACTCGCCGAGCTTGTGGCCCACCATGTTCTCCGTGACGAACACCGGAATGAACTTCTTGCCGTTGTGCACGGCGAAGGTGTGACCCACGAACTCAGGGAGAATCGTGGAGCGCCGGGACCAGGTCTTGACGACCGCCTTCTTGTTCGCCGCGATCATCCCCTCGATCTTCTTGAGGAGGTGATCATCGACGAACGGACCCTTCTTGATCGAACGAGCCATGTTTCAAATCCTCTTACTGGCTGCGCGCGCCCTGACGGCGGCCGCTCACGATGAATTTGTCGGTGCGCTTG harbors:
- the rpmC gene encoding 50S ribosomal protein L29 is translated as MATAKELKDLSTDDLQNRAKELRDTLVQDRLKRRTGSLDSPAEGVQHRRDLARILTVLGEKARAAKAG
- the rplP gene encoding 50S ribosomal protein L16; protein product: MLQPARTKYRKMQKGRMGGAAHRGSDLTYGEFGLVSLQPGWITSRQIEAARIAMTRHVKRGGKIWIRIFPDKPITKKPAETRMGTGKGGVEYYVAVVKPGRVLYEMEGMTNEIARGALKLAQAKLPLLTKIVQRKDLSL
- the rpsC gene encoding 30S ribosomal protein S3 — protein: MGQKVHPIGFRLGVIKTWDSKWFEHKNYAQWLHEDIRIREFVKKSLNHAGVSKVEIERAANKVKVNVHTARPGIVIGKRGAGIETVKKDLQQFTKNEVFLNIVEVRKAETDAQLVAENIATQLERRIAFRRAMKKALQTAMKFGAKGIRIACSGRLGGAEMARYEWYREGRVPLHTLRADIDFGFAEAKTTYGKIGCKVWICKGEVLPGKGGQAPMPTNR
- the rplV gene encoding 50S ribosomal protein L22, which produces MESTAHLRHLRMSPRKLSLVAALIRGKPVEAALNILKFTPRAAARPVEKLIKSAVANATDLSKGQVDVDTLYVKTISVDQAATQRRFMPRAMGRATPIQKKSAHVHVVLADAKK
- the rpsS gene encoding 30S ribosomal protein S19; translation: MARSIKKGPFVDDHLLKKIEGMIAANKKAVVKTWSRRSTILPEFVGHTFAVHNGKKFIPVFVTENMVGHKLGEFAPTRTFGGHSAEKKVAKAPGK